The Xanthomonas sp. CFBP 8443 genome has a window encoding:
- a CDS encoding universal stress protein, which produces MYQRILIAIDGSELSAKGLQQGLALAARLGAEVDIVTVSEPWAMGMYDAMGWSVGYEATPEYRQDREEGAQKILAPALAAAEATGVTAHGCHVLDRYPAEGIIDIATSHRSDLIVMTSHGRRGMSRVLLGSQTAEVLARSQVPVLVIR; this is translated from the coding sequence ATGTACCAGCGCATCCTGATCGCAATCGATGGTTCCGAATTGTCCGCCAAGGGCTTGCAGCAGGGCCTGGCGCTGGCCGCCAGGCTCGGCGCGGAAGTGGATATCGTCACCGTGTCCGAGCCCTGGGCGATGGGCATGTACGACGCGATGGGCTGGAGCGTGGGCTACGAGGCCACGCCCGAATACCGCCAGGACCGGGAAGAAGGCGCGCAGAAGATCCTGGCGCCGGCGCTCGCCGCCGCCGAGGCCACCGGCGTGACCGCGCATGGCTGCCATGTGCTCGATCGCTACCCGGCCGAAGGCATCATCGACATCGCCACCTCGCACCGCAGCGACCTGATCGTGATGACCTCGCACGGTCGCCGTGGCATGAGCCGGGTACTGCTCGGCAGCCAGACCGCCGAGGTGCTGGCGCGCAGCCAGGTGCCGGTGCTGGTGATCCGCTGA
- the tssB gene encoding type VI secretion system contractile sheath small subunit gives MANSQKFIARNRAPRVQIEYDVEVYGAQKKVQIPFVMGVMSDLSGANAGELPSLEERKALEIDVDNFDSRLQSMRPRATFKVPNTLTGEGELAVDITFESMDDFSPAAVARKVEPLAKLLEARTQLANLDTYMDGKAGAENLIAQALRDPALLQSLVSAAKPADPKEG, from the coding sequence ATGGCAAACAGTCAGAAGTTCATCGCGCGCAATCGGGCGCCACGGGTACAGATCGAGTACGACGTGGAGGTCTACGGCGCGCAGAAGAAAGTGCAGATCCCGTTCGTGATGGGAGTGATGTCGGACCTGTCCGGCGCCAATGCCGGCGAGCTGCCGTCGCTGGAGGAACGCAAGGCGCTGGAAATCGATGTGGACAACTTCGACAGCCGCCTGCAGTCGATGCGCCCGCGCGCCACCTTCAAGGTGCCCAACACGCTCACCGGCGAAGGCGAGCTGGCGGTGGACATCACCTTCGAGAGCATGGACGACTTTTCGCCGGCGGCGGTGGCGCGCAAGGTCGAGCCGCTGGCCAAGTTGCTGGAGGCGCGCACCCAGCTCGCCAACCTGGACACCTACATGGACGGCAAGGCCGGCGCCGAGAACCTGATCGCGCAGGCGCTGCGCGACCCGGCCCTGCTGCAGTCGCTGGTCTCGGCGGCCAAGCCCGCCGACCCGAAGGAGGGCTGA
- a CDS encoding lysylphosphatidylglycerol synthase domain-containing protein — translation MRRIAYLAFLALVAFLLVRYGRSVDWAQVGATLAGYGGGTLALAAGLTLASYALYACYDLGARRYTRHPLATPRVMAIAVIAYAFSLNVGALVGGAGFRYRLYAREGLRLGTIGRIVAFTIGTNWMGYLLLAGALFASGRLRTPPHWPVSGASLPWLGAAMLLAVAGYLLACHLARGRALEVRGHALHLPPLPLAVLQLALGAANWTLMGTLLFVLMPPGVDYVSVLGTLLVAAVASAIAHIPAGIGVMEAVFLPMLGHQVPQSQLLAALLAYRAFYYLGPLLLATAGYAALEARRRRAAPAAPTQK, via the coding sequence GTGCGCCGCATCGCGTACCTGGCGTTCCTGGCGCTGGTGGCGTTCCTGCTGGTGCGCTATGGACGCTCGGTGGACTGGGCGCAGGTCGGGGCGACGCTGGCCGGCTACGGCGGCGGCACCCTGGCGCTGGCGGCCGGCCTGACCCTGGCCAGCTACGCGCTGTACGCCTGCTACGACCTGGGCGCACGCCGCTACACCCGGCACCCGCTGGCGACGCCGCGGGTGATGGCGATCGCGGTCATCGCCTACGCCTTCAGCCTCAATGTCGGCGCGCTAGTCGGCGGCGCGGGCTTCCGCTATCGGTTGTACGCACGCGAGGGGCTGCGGCTGGGGACCATCGGCCGCATCGTCGCCTTCACCATCGGCACCAACTGGATGGGCTACCTGCTGCTGGCCGGCGCGCTGTTCGCCTCCGGCCGCTTGCGCACGCCGCCGCACTGGCCGGTGAGCGGCGCGAGCCTGCCGTGGCTGGGCGCGGCGATGCTGCTGGCCGTGGCCGGCTATTTGCTGGCGTGCCACCTGGCGCGCGGACGCGCGCTCGAAGTCCGCGGCCACGCCCTGCATCTGCCGCCGCTGCCGCTGGCGGTGTTGCAGCTGGCGCTGGGCGCCGCCAACTGGACGCTGATGGGCACGCTGCTGTTCGTGCTGATGCCGCCCGGCGTGGACTACGTCTCCGTGCTCGGCACGCTGCTGGTGGCGGCGGTCGCCTCGGCCATCGCCCACATCCCCGCCGGCATCGGCGTGATGGAGGCGGTGTTCCTGCCCATGCTCGGCCACCAGGTGCCGCAGTCGCAACTGCTCGCCGCCCTGCTCGCCTATCGCGCGTTCTACTACCTGGGACCGCTGCTGCTGGCGACTGCCGGCTATGCCGCACTGGAAGCGCGCCGGCGGCGCGCCGCACCGGCCGCACCGACCCAGAAGTAG
- the uvrD gene encoding DNA helicase II, which yields MDVSHLLDDLNPAQREAVSAPSGHYLVLAGAGSGKTRVLTHRIAWLNEVHGVPVHGIFAVTFTNKAAGEMRHRTDLQLRNGSRGMWIGTFHGLAHRLLRLHWQDAKLPESFQVLDSDDQLRLVKRVVQQLELDEGKFPPKQIVWWINQQKDEGRRAQHIQPEPRDEWTTTLRSAYALYQERCDRAGLVDFAELLLRAHELLRDNPALLAHYRSRFGEILVDEFQDTNAIQYAFVRVLAGDSGRVFVVGDDDQAIYGWRGAKVENVQRFLKDFPNAQTIRLEQNYRSSANILNAANAVIAHNPDRIGKQLWTDSGDGDPIDLYAAYNEIDEARYVVERVRQWVRDGGSYSEAAVLYRSNAQSRAFEESLIAEQVPYRVYGGMRFFERAEIKDTLAYLRLVANRADDAAFERAVNTPTRGIGDRTLDEVRRLARAQSLSLWAAAQQAAQQGGDLAARARNALAQFLGLIEQLSAEVAGLPLPEQIDQVLARSALRDHWSKESRGGLDSESRTDNLDELVSVASRFVRADGDEDADEGRQAMTELVAFLAYASLEAGEGQAQAGEDGVQLMTLHSAKGLEFPLVFLAGMEDGLFPSARSLEESGRLEEERRLAYVGITRARHKLVLSYAESRRIHGQDNYNVPSRFLREIPRELLHEVRPKVQVSRSASLGAQRNLGHSVIEAPAIKLGANVQHPKFGGGVVVDYEGSGAHARVQVQFDEVGAKWLVMAYANLTVI from the coding sequence GTGGATGTCTCCCATTTGCTCGATGATCTGAACCCCGCCCAGCGCGAGGCCGTCTCCGCACCGTCCGGCCATTACCTGGTCCTGGCCGGCGCCGGGTCCGGCAAGACGCGCGTGCTCACCCACCGCATCGCCTGGCTCAACGAAGTCCACGGCGTGCCGGTGCACGGCATCTTCGCGGTCACCTTCACCAACAAGGCGGCCGGCGAGATGCGCCACCGCACCGACCTGCAGCTGCGCAACGGCAGCCGCGGCATGTGGATCGGCACCTTCCACGGCCTGGCGCACCGCCTGCTGCGGCTGCACTGGCAGGACGCGAAGTTGCCGGAAAGCTTCCAGGTGCTCGACTCCGACGACCAGCTGCGGCTGGTCAAGCGCGTCGTGCAGCAGCTGGAGCTGGACGAGGGCAAGTTCCCGCCCAAGCAGATCGTGTGGTGGATCAACCAGCAGAAGGACGAGGGCCGGCGCGCACAGCACATCCAGCCCGAGCCGCGCGACGAGTGGACCACCACCCTGCGCAGCGCCTACGCGCTGTACCAGGAGCGCTGCGACCGGGCGGGCCTGGTCGATTTCGCCGAGCTGCTGCTGCGCGCGCACGAACTGCTGCGCGACAACCCGGCGCTGCTGGCGCACTACCGCAGCCGCTTCGGCGAGATCCTGGTCGACGAGTTCCAGGACACCAACGCCATCCAGTACGCGTTCGTGCGCGTGCTCGCCGGCGACAGCGGGCGCGTGTTCGTGGTCGGCGACGACGACCAGGCGATCTACGGCTGGCGCGGCGCCAAGGTCGAGAACGTGCAGCGCTTCCTGAAGGATTTCCCGAACGCGCAGACCATCCGCCTGGAGCAGAACTACCGTTCCAGCGCCAACATCCTCAACGCCGCCAACGCGGTGATCGCGCACAACCCGGACCGCATCGGCAAGCAGCTGTGGACCGATTCGGGCGACGGCGACCCGATCGACCTGTACGCGGCCTACAACGAGATCGACGAGGCGCGCTACGTGGTCGAGCGCGTGCGCCAGTGGGTGCGCGACGGCGGCAGCTACAGCGAGGCGGCGGTGCTCTACCGCAGCAACGCGCAGTCGCGCGCGTTCGAAGAATCGCTGATCGCCGAACAGGTGCCGTACCGCGTCTACGGCGGCATGCGCTTCTTCGAGCGCGCCGAAATCAAGGACACCCTGGCCTACCTGCGGCTGGTCGCCAACCGCGCCGACGACGCGGCGTTCGAGCGCGCGGTGAACACCCCCACCCGCGGCATCGGCGACCGCACCCTGGACGAAGTGCGGCGCCTGGCACGCGCGCAGTCGCTGTCGTTGTGGGCCGCCGCGCAGCAGGCCGCGCAACAGGGCGGCGACCTCGCCGCGCGGGCGCGCAACGCCCTGGCGCAGTTCCTGGGCCTGATCGAGCAGCTGTCCGCCGAGGTGGCCGGGCTGCCGCTGCCCGAGCAGATCGATCAGGTGCTGGCGCGCTCGGCGTTGCGCGACCACTGGAGCAAGGAAAGCCGCGGCGGGCTGGATTCGGAATCGCGCACCGACAACCTCGACGAACTGGTCTCGGTGGCCTCGCGCTTCGTGCGCGCCGACGGCGACGAGGACGCCGACGAAGGCCGCCAGGCGATGACCGAGCTGGTCGCGTTCCTGGCCTACGCCTCGCTGGAGGCCGGCGAAGGCCAGGCCCAGGCCGGCGAGGACGGCGTGCAGCTGATGACGCTGCATTCGGCCAAGGGCCTGGAATTCCCGCTGGTGTTCCTGGCCGGCATGGAAGACGGCCTGTTCCCCAGCGCGCGTTCGCTGGAGGAGAGCGGGCGGCTGGAGGAAGAGCGGCGCCTGGCCTACGTCGGCATCACCCGCGCCCGCCACAAGCTGGTGCTCAGCTATGCCGAGTCGCGGCGCATCCACGGCCAGGACAACTACAACGTGCCCTCGCGCTTCCTGCGCGAGATCCCGCGCGAGCTGCTGCACGAAGTGCGGCCGAAGGTACAGGTGTCGCGCAGCGCCTCACTCGGCGCGCAACGCAACCTCGGCCACAGCGTCATCGAGGCGCCGGCGATCAAGCTCGGCGCCAACGTGCAGCACCCCAAGTTCGGCGGCGGCGTGGTCGTCGACTACGAGGGCAGCGGCGCCCACGCGCGCGTGCAGGTGCAGTTCGACGAAGTCGGCGCGAAGTGGCTGGTGATGGCGTACGCGAATCTGACGGTGATCTAA
- the clsB gene encoding cardiolipin synthase ClsB: MKRSRAIDSRWRQGHRLRLLENGDVYFARVYAAIDAAQHEVLLETFIWFEDKVGIPLKERLVAAARRGVRVHLLVDAFGSPDLSPEFVRELIEAGVELRMFDRQPTLLGVRLNVFRRMHRKLLVVDGTIGMVGGINYSADHLTDFGPEAKQDYAVEVEGPVVADMVSFMRRAMQTHGTGEGWQPQELPEPHRAAGPAEVCFLPRDNGRRSRSIERAYRQAFREARREIVIANAYFFPGYGFLRDLCAAARRGVRVCMLFQGQPDTPLALIAARALYRHLVDAGVHIFEYCERPFHGKVAVIDGEWSTVGSSNLDPLSLSLNLEANLLIRDAAFARELHGCLRRLMETHCRRVEPASVPRGRFWQPLLRPVLFHVLRNFPQWASRLPARTPRTALLRPPHHRGPSP, from the coding sequence GTGAAGCGGTCGCGGGCGATCGATTCGCGTTGGCGCCAGGGCCACCGCCTGCGCCTGCTGGAGAACGGCGACGTCTACTTCGCGCGCGTCTACGCGGCCATCGACGCCGCGCAGCACGAAGTGCTGCTGGAGACCTTCATCTGGTTCGAGGACAAGGTGGGCATTCCGCTCAAGGAGCGCCTGGTCGCGGCGGCGCGGCGCGGCGTGCGCGTGCACCTGCTGGTGGACGCGTTCGGCTCGCCGGACCTGTCGCCGGAGTTCGTGCGCGAACTGATCGAGGCCGGCGTCGAACTGCGCATGTTCGACCGCCAGCCGACCCTGCTCGGCGTCCGCCTCAACGTGTTCCGGCGCATGCACCGCAAGCTGCTGGTCGTCGACGGCACGATCGGCATGGTCGGCGGCATCAACTATTCGGCCGATCACCTGACCGATTTCGGCCCGGAGGCCAAGCAGGACTACGCCGTCGAAGTCGAAGGCCCGGTGGTGGCGGACATGGTCTCGTTCATGCGCCGCGCGATGCAGACCCACGGCACCGGCGAGGGCTGGCAGCCGCAGGAACTGCCGGAGCCGCACCGCGCCGCCGGCCCTGCCGAGGTGTGCTTCCTGCCGCGCGACAACGGGCGCCGCTCGCGCAGCATCGAACGCGCCTACCGGCAGGCCTTCCGTGAGGCGCGGCGCGAGATCGTCATCGCCAACGCGTACTTCTTCCCCGGCTACGGCTTCCTGCGCGACCTGTGCGCCGCCGCCCGGCGCGGGGTCAGGGTGTGCATGCTGTTCCAGGGCCAGCCGGATACCCCGCTGGCGCTGATCGCCGCGCGCGCCCTGTACCGCCACCTGGTGGACGCGGGCGTGCACATCTTCGAATACTGCGAACGCCCGTTCCACGGCAAGGTGGCGGTGATCGACGGCGAATGGAGCACGGTGGGCTCCAGCAACCTGGATCCGCTGAGCCTGTCGCTCAACCTGGAAGCCAACCTGCTGATCCGCGACGCGGCGTTCGCGCGCGAACTGCACGGCTGCCTGCGCCGCCTGATGGAGACGCACTGCCGCCGGGTCGAGCCGGCGAGCGTGCCGCGGGGGCGCTTCTGGCAACCGTTGCTGCGCCCGGTGCTGTTCCATGTGCTGCGCAATTTTCCGCAATGGGCCAGCCGCCTGCCCGCACGCACGCCGCGCACGGCGTTGCTGCGCCCGCCGCATCACCGTGGGCCGTCGCCGTGA
- a CDS encoding MBL fold metallo-hydrolase: MRLHHLNCISTCPLGGRLMDGRSASILQRGHLTCHCLLIETGDSLVLVDTGFGLRDVADPRSRLSAFFLGLVRPEFREEMTAIRQIQRLGFDPRDVRHIVLTHLDFDHAGGLDDFPHAQVHLLTSERDHALRQATWLDRQRFRPQQWTDRSRWRTYPAAEGDPWMGFDCIRVLHGLPPEILLVPLPGHTFGHAGVAVRSDGRWHLLAGDAYFHPGEMDPLRPHCTPGLRFYQWMMEKDRRSRLHNQRRLRDLNRQHAGAVTMFCSHDVGEFERLSGRSAALPAEALVAAR; encoded by the coding sequence ATGCGCCTGCATCATCTGAATTGCATCTCCACCTGCCCGCTCGGCGGCCGCTTGATGGATGGACGCAGCGCGAGCATCCTGCAGCGCGGCCACCTGACCTGCCATTGCCTGCTGATCGAAACCGGCGACAGCCTGGTGCTGGTCGACACCGGGTTCGGCCTGCGCGACGTGGCCGATCCGCGCAGCCGCCTCAGCGCGTTCTTTCTGGGCCTGGTGCGACCCGAGTTCCGCGAGGAGATGACCGCGATCCGGCAGATCCAGCGGCTGGGCTTCGATCCGCGCGACGTGCGCCACATCGTGCTGACCCACCTGGATTTCGATCACGCCGGCGGCCTGGACGATTTTCCGCACGCGCAGGTGCATCTGCTCACCAGCGAGCGCGACCACGCCCTGCGCCAGGCGACGTGGCTGGACCGCCAGCGTTTCCGTCCCCAGCAATGGACCGATCGTTCGCGCTGGCGCACCTATCCCGCCGCGGAAGGCGACCCATGGATGGGTTTCGACTGCATCCGCGTCCTGCACGGGTTGCCGCCGGAGATCCTGCTGGTACCGTTGCCCGGGCACACCTTCGGTCATGCCGGCGTGGCCGTGCGCAGCGACGGACGCTGGCACCTGCTGGCCGGCGACGCCTACTTTCATCCCGGAGAGATGGATCCGCTGCGGCCGCACTGCACGCCCGGCCTGCGTTTCTACCAATGGATGATGGAGAAGGACCGCAGGTCGCGCCTGCACAACCAGCGCCGCCTGCGCGACCTGAACCGGCAGCACGCCGGCGCGGTCACGATGTTCTGCTCGCACGACGTCGGCGAGTTCGAACGCCTGAGCGGCCGTTCCGCCGCACTGCCGGCCGAAGCCCTGGTCGCCGCGCGCTGA
- a CDS encoding LysR family transcriptional regulator, producing the protein MDRLTGIVAFVRAAEQLSFVGAGRVLGISASAVGKSVAALERELGVRLLQRTTRRIALTAEGRLFFERCQRVLEELREAESVLAQTLQAPRGLLRLGLPTIGYRFLLPLLPAFHERYPEVELELEFDDRLVDVVERGLDAVIRSGTQADSSLMSRRLGPFRFCICAAPDYLRRRGVPQTPAQLAAHDTLRFRFPTTGKLHEWPLSTPAPLPRAVLTCNNMEALRAAAIGGMGIGCMPEFLAREALADGRLQALLDAELNDSGQFFVLWPSSRQLSPKLRAFVDFVAERLFPAA; encoded by the coding sequence ATGGATCGTTTGACCGGCATCGTCGCCTTCGTCCGCGCCGCCGAACAGCTGAGTTTCGTCGGTGCCGGCCGCGTGCTCGGCATCTCGGCGTCGGCGGTGGGCAAGAGCGTGGCCGCGCTGGAGCGCGAACTGGGCGTGCGCCTGCTACAGCGGACCACCCGGCGCATCGCGCTGACCGCCGAAGGGCGGCTGTTCTTCGAGCGCTGCCAGCGCGTGCTGGAGGAACTGCGCGAGGCCGAGAGCGTGCTGGCGCAGACGCTGCAGGCGCCGCGCGGGTTGCTGCGGCTGGGCCTGCCGACCATCGGCTACCGCTTCCTGCTGCCGCTGCTGCCCGCGTTCCACGAGCGCTATCCCGAGGTGGAGCTGGAACTGGAATTCGACGACCGCCTGGTCGACGTGGTCGAGCGCGGCCTGGATGCGGTGATCCGCAGCGGCACGCAGGCCGATTCGAGCCTGATGTCGCGGCGCCTGGGGCCGTTCCGCTTCTGCATCTGCGCCGCGCCGGACTACCTGCGCCGCCGCGGCGTGCCGCAGACGCCGGCGCAGCTGGCCGCGCACGACACCCTGCGCTTCCGTTTTCCCACCACCGGCAAGCTGCACGAGTGGCCCTTGTCCACGCCGGCGCCGCTGCCGCGGGCGGTCCTGACCTGCAACAACATGGAAGCGCTGCGCGCGGCGGCGATCGGCGGCATGGGCATCGGCTGCATGCCGGAGTTCCTGGCCCGCGAGGCGCTGGCCGACGGCCGCCTGCAGGCGCTGCTCGATGCCGAGTTGAACGACAGCGGCCAGTTCTTCGTGTTGTGGCCGTCCAGCCGGCAACTGTCGCCGAAGCTGCGCGCGTTCGTGGATTTCGTGGCCGAACGCCTGTTCCCGGCGGCTTGA
- a CDS encoding VOC family protein, which produces MKRVTGIGGIFFKANDAAALQAWYKRHLGIDVQAWGGTAFAWTDAAGEPLAGSTIWSIGSAQGEQFAPSTAPFMINYRVDDLHALVQVLREEGCNVLDRVDDSEYGKFAWVIDPEGNKVELWEPPAGQ; this is translated from the coding sequence ATGAAGCGCGTCACCGGCATTGGCGGCATCTTCTTCAAGGCCAACGACGCTGCGGCGCTGCAGGCCTGGTACAAGCGCCATCTGGGCATCGATGTGCAGGCATGGGGCGGCACCGCGTTCGCCTGGACCGACGCCGCGGGCGAGCCGCTCGCCGGCAGCACCATCTGGTCGATCGGCTCGGCGCAAGGCGAGCAATTCGCGCCCAGCACGGCGCCCTTCATGATCAATTACCGGGTGGACGATCTGCACGCGCTGGTCCAGGTATTGCGCGAGGAAGGCTGCAACGTGCTCGATCGCGTGGACGATTCCGAATACGGGAAATTCGCCTGGGTCATCGATCCGGAAGGCAACAAGGTGGAGCTTTGGGAACCGCCTGCGGGGCAGTGA
- the tssC gene encoding type VI secretion system contractile sheath large subunit — translation MASEQLAEAGSGTQVLEAGDFAALLNREFKPKSERAKEEVESAVRTLAEQVLSRSDVVSEDVSQTIKAYIAEIDRKLSEQLNHILHHADMQQLEGAWRGLHYLVSNTESDQQLKIRVLNISKKELGKVLKRYKGTAWDQSPIFKKVYEQEYGQLGGEPYGCLVGDYYFDNSPPDVELLNGIAQVAAAAHAPFISAAAPKLMGMDNWNELSNPRDLAKIFSTPDYAAWRSLRESEDSKYIGLAMPRTLSRLPYGATTNPVEEFDFEEETTGADSAKYTWQNAAYAMAVNINRSFKQYGWCSRIRGIESGGAVEGLPTHTFPTDDGGVDMKCPTEVAITDRRSAELDKMGLMPLVHRKNSDMAAFISAQSLNKPDEYDDPDATANAALGARLPYMFACCRFAHYLKCIVRDKIGSFSDREQMQAWLTRWITQYIDGDPSNSSEDTKARKPLAAAEVVVEEVEGAPGYYTSKFFLKPHYQLEGLTVSLRLVSRLPSAAKA, via the coding sequence ATGGCGAGCGAACAACTGGCCGAAGCCGGCAGCGGCACCCAGGTCCTGGAAGCGGGCGATTTCGCCGCGCTGCTGAACCGCGAATTTAAGCCCAAGAGCGAACGCGCCAAGGAAGAGGTGGAGTCCGCGGTGCGCACGCTGGCCGAGCAGGTGCTCAGCCGCAGCGACGTGGTCAGCGAAGACGTGTCGCAGACGATCAAGGCCTACATCGCCGAGATCGACCGCAAGCTCAGCGAGCAGCTCAACCACATCCTGCACCACGCCGACATGCAGCAGCTGGAAGGCGCCTGGCGCGGCCTGCACTACCTGGTCAGCAACACCGAGAGCGACCAGCAGCTGAAGATCCGCGTGCTCAACATCTCCAAGAAGGAGTTGGGCAAGGTGCTCAAGCGCTACAAGGGCACCGCCTGGGACCAGAGCCCGATCTTCAAGAAGGTCTACGAGCAGGAATACGGCCAGCTCGGCGGCGAGCCTTATGGCTGCCTGGTCGGCGACTACTACTTCGACAACAGCCCGCCGGACGTGGAACTGCTCAACGGCATCGCCCAGGTCGCCGCCGCCGCGCACGCGCCATTCATTTCCGCGGCCGCGCCCAAGCTGATGGGCATGGACAACTGGAACGAGCTGTCCAACCCGCGCGACCTGGCCAAGATCTTCTCCACGCCCGACTACGCCGCATGGCGTTCGCTGCGCGAGTCGGAGGATTCCAAGTACATCGGCCTGGCGATGCCGCGCACGCTGTCGCGCCTGCCGTACGGGGCCACCACCAACCCGGTGGAAGAGTTCGATTTCGAGGAAGAGACCACCGGCGCCGATTCGGCCAAGTACACCTGGCAGAACGCGGCCTATGCGATGGCGGTGAACATCAACCGTTCGTTCAAGCAGTACGGCTGGTGTTCGCGGATCCGCGGCATCGAGTCCGGCGGTGCGGTCGAAGGCCTGCCCACGCACACCTTCCCCACCGACGACGGCGGCGTGGACATGAAGTGCCCGACCGAGGTGGCGATCACCGACCGCCGCTCGGCCGAACTGGACAAGATGGGGCTGATGCCGCTGGTGCATCGCAAGAACTCGGACATGGCCGCGTTCATCAGCGCGCAGTCCTTGAACAAGCCCGACGAGTACGACGACCCGGACGCCACCGCCAACGCCGCACTCGGCGCGCGCCTGCCGTACATGTTCGCCTGCTGCCGCTTCGCGCATTACCTGAAGTGCATCGTGCGCGACAAGATCGGCTCGTTCAGCGATCGCGAGCAGATGCAGGCGTGGCTGACCCGCTGGATCACCCAGTACATCGATGGGGATCCGTCCAACTCCAGCGAAGACACCAAGGCGCGCAAGCCGCTGGCCGCGGCCGAGGTGGTGGTGGAGGAAGTGGAGGGCGCGCCCGGCTACTACACCTCCAAGTTCTTCCTGAAGCCGCACTACCAGCTGGAAGGGCTGACCGTGTCGCTGCGACTGGTGTCGCGGCTGCCGTCGGCCGCCAAGGCCTGA
- a CDS encoding sugar O-acetyltransferase, translating into MRSEKDKMLAGEPYRPGDAQLQADQAAAKTWMVRYNAALAESPAQRHALLGEQLGAVGRGAVVRPPFHCDYGYNIHLGEDVFLNFNCVILDVAPVRIGDGTQIGPAVQLYAADHPRDAAQRAAGLELGRPLTIGRNVWIGGGAIVLPGVTIGDDAVIGAGSVVTRDVPAGARVAGNPARPLAPQPPGN; encoded by the coding sequence ATGCGCAGCGAAAAAGACAAGATGCTGGCCGGCGAGCCGTATCGCCCCGGCGATGCGCAGCTGCAGGCCGACCAGGCCGCGGCCAAGACATGGATGGTGCGCTACAACGCGGCGCTGGCCGAATCGCCGGCGCAGCGGCACGCGCTGCTGGGCGAGCAGTTGGGCGCGGTCGGGCGCGGCGCGGTGGTGCGGCCGCCGTTCCATTGCGACTACGGCTACAACATCCACTTGGGCGAGGACGTGTTCCTCAATTTCAACTGCGTGATCCTGGACGTGGCGCCGGTGCGGATCGGCGACGGCACGCAGATCGGGCCGGCGGTGCAGCTGTATGCCGCCGATCATCCGCGCGATGCGGCGCAGCGCGCGGCCGGACTCGAACTCGGGCGGCCGCTGACGATCGGCCGCAACGTCTGGATCGGCGGCGGCGCGATCGTGCTGCCCGGGGTCACGATCGGCGACGACGCGGTGATCGGCGCCGGCAGCGTGGTCACCCGCGACGTGCCGGCCGGCGCACGCGTGGCCGGCAATCCGGCGCGGCCGTTGGCGCCGCAACCGCCGGGAAATTGA
- a CDS encoding endonuclease/exonuclease/phosphatase family protein, producing the protein MPSINVLTVNVHMGFNLLNRRFVLPELREAIRSVSAEMVFLQEVLGEHALHAGRHADWPAQTQYEFLADTLWPQFAYGRNAVYPHGHHGNAMLSRFPIASSVNRDVSVQGHEQRGLLHAVVRVPGFDADVHTVCVHLGLREAHRRKQIGLLCGIVSDEIPPEAPLIVAGDFNDWRVRGHRLLRRCGLVEAFDHLHGRVARTFPSRWPLLPVDRIYLRNARIDAARVLTGRPWSHLSDHAPLLARIAL; encoded by the coding sequence ATGCCCTCGATCAACGTGCTGACCGTCAACGTGCACATGGGCTTCAACCTGCTCAATCGCCGTTTCGTGCTGCCCGAACTGCGCGAGGCGATCCGCTCCGTGTCCGCCGAGATGGTGTTCCTGCAGGAGGTGCTGGGCGAGCACGCGCTGCACGCGGGACGGCACGCCGACTGGCCGGCGCAGACCCAGTACGAGTTCCTCGCCGATACGCTGTGGCCGCAGTTCGCCTACGGGCGCAACGCGGTCTACCCGCACGGCCACCACGGCAACGCGATGCTGTCGCGGTTCCCGATCGCCTCGTCGGTCAACCGCGACGTGTCGGTACAGGGCCACGAACAGCGCGGACTGCTGCATGCCGTGGTGCGCGTGCCCGGTTTCGATGCCGACGTACATACGGTCTGCGTGCACCTGGGCCTGCGCGAGGCGCACCGGCGCAAGCAGATCGGGCTGCTGTGCGGCATCGTGTCCGACGAGATCCCGCCGGAGGCGCCGCTGATCGTGGCCGGCGACTTCAACGACTGGCGCGTGCGCGGCCATCGGCTGCTGCGCCGCTGCGGGTTGGTGGAAGCTTTCGATCACCTGCATGGGCGGGTGGCGCGGACCTTCCCCTCGCGCTGGCCGCTGCTGCCGGTCGACCGCATCTACCTGCGCAACGCGCGCATCGACGCCGCACGCGTGCTGACCGGGCGGCCGTGGTCGCACCTGTCCGACCACGCGCCGCTGCTGGCGAGGATCGCGTTGTGA